In a genomic window of Cytobacillus sp. FSL H8-0458:
- a CDS encoding ThuA domain-containing protein, giving the protein MINVLVWNENRHEQKDEKVRTVYPDGIHGAIADFLNGEDFKVKTATLDESEHGLSDAVLQETDVLVWWGHLAHGEVEDAIVEKVKQRVLDGMGLIVLHSGHFSKIFKVLMGTSCDLKWREADEKERIWIVDPSHPIAEGLGEYIELEKEEMYGEHFDIPAPDELVMVSWFEGGEIFRSGCTYRRGKGKIFYFRPGHETYPTYYHKDVQQVIKNAVKWAKPADLPVPVYGNAKPLERISVKHEGVEN; this is encoded by the coding sequence ATGATTAACGTGCTTGTCTGGAATGAAAATCGCCATGAACAAAAGGATGAAAAGGTAAGGACTGTTTATCCCGATGGTATTCACGGTGCCATTGCAGATTTTTTAAATGGAGAAGATTTTAAAGTGAAGACAGCAACATTGGATGAATCCGAACATGGACTCAGTGATGCTGTTTTGCAGGAAACAGACGTTTTAGTCTGGTGGGGGCATCTGGCGCATGGAGAAGTTGAGGATGCAATCGTCGAAAAAGTAAAACAAAGAGTTCTCGATGGAATGGGGCTGATTGTCCTTCATTCAGGCCATTTTTCTAAAATTTTTAAAGTGCTGATGGGAACTTCCTGTGATTTAAAGTGGAGAGAAGCTGATGAAAAGGAACGAATTTGGATTGTAGACCCGAGCCACCCGATTGCAGAAGGACTTGGAGAATATATTGAACTTGAAAAAGAAGAGATGTATGGAGAACATTTTGATATCCCTGCACCGGATGAGCTTGTAATGGTTAGCTGGTTTGAAGGCGGGGAAATTTTCCGGAGCGGCTGTACATACAGGCGGGGAAAAGGAAAAATCTTTTATTTCCGCCCGGGACATGAAACGTATCCAACCTATTATCATAAGGACGTCCAGCAGGTTATTAAAAATGCTGTTAAGTGGGCTAAGCCGGCTGATCTTCCCGTACCGGTCTATGGAAATGCGAAGCCGCTGGAGAGAATCAGTGTGAAACATGAAGGAGTGGAGAATTAG
- a CDS encoding response regulator transcription factor, which yields MKAIIVDDEQHVREGLMLLGDWSRFGIDTIMEAADGNEAIKLIKEHRPEIIFTDMSMPKRDGISLLKWIHSSDLSSKTIVVSGYDDFDYMRNAICYKSFDYILKPIDPDILNETLEKAITEWKQQNSPVECQQEQNREMNVIQQIEQFLLESYNKDINLQEIADRFYLSREYISRKFKQEYQATITDFITNVRMTKAKELLQNHKLKIYEIAFQVGYQDEKYFSKVFKKTEGISPNEYRSLN from the coding sequence ATGAAAGCAATTATTGTGGATGATGAACAGCATGTGCGGGAAGGCTTAATGCTTCTGGGAGATTGGAGCCGCTTTGGGATTGACACGATCATGGAGGCGGCAGATGGTAATGAGGCCATAAAGCTGATTAAAGAGCATCGCCCTGAAATCATATTCACAGATATGAGCATGCCAAAGAGAGATGGCATAAGCCTTTTAAAATGGATACATTCTTCAGATCTATCCAGTAAGACGATTGTTGTCAGCGGATATGATGATTTCGACTATATGAGAAATGCCATCTGTTACAAAAGCTTTGATTATATCTTGAAGCCTATCGATCCGGACATATTGAATGAAACCCTGGAGAAAGCCATTACTGAATGGAAGCAGCAAAATTCTCCAGTAGAATGCCAGCAGGAGCAAAACAGGGAGATGAATGTGATCCAGCAAATAGAACAGTTTCTGCTGGAAAGCTATAACAAAGATATTAACCTGCAGGAAATTGCAGACAGATTTTATTTAAGCAGGGAGTACATCTCCAGGAAGTTTAAACAGGAATATCAGGCTACTATTACAGATTTTATAACGAATGTCCGAATGACTAAGGCCAAGGAGCTTTTGCAGAACCATAAACTGAAAATCTATGAAATTGCTTTCCAGGTTGGCTATCAGGATGAAAAGTATTTTAGCAAAGTCTTTAAAAAGACAGAGGGAATTTCTCCAAATGAATATAGAAGTTTGAATTAA
- a CDS encoding sensor histidine kinase, whose translation MFKKSIRNKLIVLLMVATIVPFGASIIITYYHTAESLKDQAIKENSNLLYQGKVNLEGYINELDGLTLSLYNNPGLINFLKDPRKENNYQAVEAVRNVISTILYAEENIKRVNIAVAKEDRLITASRRSAVVFSKRLTNANQEYYEKAKESPNNMFLEPIHKIKDPDDKKPKNVITLHRSLINIPSDDLLAYISLEFSPDQITNISRNLYSGDNEEFYIISPEGDMIYRSTDEAGNGDKTSDWIDWVIGTNKENGTVEWEEDAFSGVMIYDQLSQNSGGWYLVKRVPYTTLYESAFSVAKINIMFGVMGLCLVILATLFISVRITSPIRILLKNIDQVEKGNLDVRFKSFGNDEIGYLGDRFRQMIDKINDLINREYKLQLENRTNQLKVLQSQVNPHFLYNALQSIGTAALKNQGPQIYSSVTRLSKIMRYSMNMEEGMVPLQKEIEHTKAYLLLQKERFGDQLQFNFQLDEEAMGFPVPKMILQPLVENYFKHGFDAREKTGEVKITCRQDEFYLDILIEDNGTGVSESRLEEIRMHLMNDRIGQKGELMNIGLKNVYVRLRLYYGSRAYLQIKNLEQGGLLVSIKLPKKMEGGKDESNYCG comes from the coding sequence ATGTTCAAAAAAAGCATTAGGAATAAACTGATCGTTCTATTAATGGTAGCCACGATTGTTCCATTTGGGGCGTCCATTATCATCACTTACTACCATACAGCGGAATCATTGAAAGACCAGGCCATTAAAGAAAATAGCAACCTTTTATATCAAGGAAAAGTGAACCTGGAGGGATACATAAATGAACTGGACGGGTTGACACTATCTCTCTACAATAATCCAGGTTTAATAAACTTTCTAAAAGATCCCAGGAAGGAAAATAATTATCAGGCTGTTGAAGCTGTAAGAAATGTAATTTCTACCATCCTGTATGCTGAGGAAAATATCAAACGAGTTAATATTGCTGTTGCCAAGGAAGATCGGCTCATAACAGCCTCCCGCCGCTCTGCTGTTGTTTTTTCAAAGAGGCTGACAAATGCCAATCAGGAATATTACGAAAAAGCGAAAGAAAGTCCAAACAATATGTTTCTTGAGCCCATTCATAAGATAAAGGATCCTGATGACAAAAAGCCTAAAAATGTCATTACGCTGCACAGGTCTTTAATCAATATTCCATCAGATGATCTATTGGCCTATATCTCATTGGAGTTTTCCCCGGATCAAATAACCAATATCAGCCGTAATCTTTATTCAGGGGATAATGAAGAATTCTATATTATATCTCCTGAAGGTGACATGATCTATCGTTCAACGGATGAAGCTGGTAACGGAGATAAAACGTCTGATTGGATTGATTGGGTGATAGGGACAAATAAAGAAAATGGCACGGTTGAATGGGAGGAAGATGCATTCAGCGGTGTAATGATATATGATCAATTATCGCAAAATTCAGGCGGCTGGTATCTTGTTAAGCGAGTCCCATATACCACTTTATATGAAAGTGCATTCAGTGTGGCGAAGATCAATATCATGTTTGGCGTAATGGGGCTGTGCCTGGTTATTCTCGCCACACTATTTATTTCTGTCAGAATTACCTCTCCCATCAGAATTCTCCTGAAAAATATCGATCAAGTTGAAAAGGGGAATCTTGATGTCCGTTTTAAATCTTTCGGCAATGATGAGATTGGTTATCTAGGTGATCGATTCAGGCAAATGATCGATAAAATTAATGATCTGATTAATAGGGAGTATAAGCTTCAGCTTGAAAACAGGACCAATCAGCTTAAGGTTCTGCAGTCCCAGGTTAATCCTCATTTTTTATACAATGCATTGCAGTCAATAGGAACAGCGGCCTTGAAAAATCAGGGTCCGCAAATTTATTCATCTGTTACCCGTCTTTCAAAAATCATGAGGTACAGCATGAATATGGAGGAGGGTATGGTTCCTCTTCAAAAAGAAATTGAACATACCAAGGCCTATCTCCTGCTGCAAAAGGAACGGTTCGGTGATCAGCTTCAGTTCAATTTTCAGCTTGATGAAGAAGCCATGGGGTTTCCTGTACCAAAAATGATTTTGCAGCCTTTAGTGGAGAATTACTTTAAACACGGCTTTGATGCACGCGAAAAAACTGGAGAGGTTAAAATAACCTGCAGACAGGATGAATTTTATCTGGATATCCTTATTGAGGATAATGGCACTGGTGTTTCGGAGAGCAGGCTGGAGGAAATTCGAATGCATTTGATGAATGACAGGATAGGGCAAAAGGGAGAGTTAATGAATATCGGACTGAAGAATGTTTATGTCCGGTTAAGACTTTATTATGGCAGCCGGGCTTATCTGCAGATTAAGAACCTTGAGCAGGGCGGACTGCTGGTTTCTATTAAACTTCCAAAAAAGATGGAAGGTGGAAAAGATGAAAGCAATTATTGTGGATGA
- a CDS encoding ABC transporter substrate-binding protein has product MKRFALLLLSLVLMAGIMAGCSSSSSSGDEKPKDDSKNGDEVVTLNMFQFKVEIADQLQEMIGEFEKEHPNIKIKLESVGGGADYGAALKAKFASGEQPDIFNNGGFKELELWKEHLADLSNEPWAEHVLPIGKVPTTDTDGKLYGMPVNLEGYGFIYNKDLFEEAGITEPPNTISELKDAAKKLKDKGITPFSAGYGEWWVIGQHLLNIPFAQQEDPVAFIEGLYSGSEKLTGNDKFKEFKEVLDTEINFGNDNPLTTDYNTQVTLFASGKTAMLQQGNWTENMILEIDPDINMGFLPIPLTDEEADADRLPVGVPNNWVLNKNSEHLEEAKLFLDWMVSSETGKRYITEEFAFIPAFDNIEPTGLGPLGKHILEYSKAEKTIPWTWFRWPDGANKEFAATIQEYAAGKIDYDTVVERFQASWDNLK; this is encoded by the coding sequence ATGAAACGCTTTGCTCTATTACTGCTTTCATTGGTTCTGATGGCAGGCATTATGGCGGGCTGTTCTTCTTCCAGCTCTTCAGGGGATGAAAAGCCTAAGGATGATTCAAAGAATGGTGATGAAGTGGTAACACTGAACATGTTCCAATTTAAAGTGGAGATTGCCGATCAGCTTCAGGAAATGATTGGCGAATTTGAAAAAGAGCATCCAAATATTAAAATAAAGCTTGAGTCTGTTGGAGGCGGAGCTGATTATGGTGCCGCATTAAAAGCGAAGTTTGCATCCGGCGAACAGCCTGACATTTTTAACAATGGCGGATTTAAGGAATTGGAGCTTTGGAAAGAGCATCTTGCTGACCTTTCAAATGAGCCGTGGGCAGAGCATGTGCTTCCAATTGGTAAGGTTCCAACGACCGATACAGATGGCAAGCTTTATGGAATGCCGGTAAATCTGGAAGGATACGGTTTTATTTATAACAAGGATTTATTTGAAGAAGCGGGAATTACTGAACCGCCTAATACGATTTCAGAATTGAAGGATGCTGCTAAAAAGCTTAAAGATAAAGGAATTACCCCTTTCTCTGCCGGTTACGGTGAGTGGTGGGTCATTGGGCAGCATTTATTAAACATTCCATTTGCACAGCAGGAGGATCCTGTTGCATTTATTGAAGGCTTATATAGCGGATCTGAAAAGTTAACCGGCAATGATAAATTTAAAGAGTTTAAAGAAGTTCTTGATACTGAAATTAACTTTGGAAATGACAATCCGTTAACAACTGATTACAATACGCAAGTTACACTATTTGCTTCCGGCAAAACAGCTATGCTTCAGCAGGGCAACTGGACGGAGAACATGATTCTTGAAATTGACCCTGACATTAATATGGGATTCCTTCCAATTCCGCTGACTGATGAAGAAGCTGATGCAGACCGATTACCGGTAGGCGTGCCAAACAACTGGGTTCTTAACAAAAACTCTGAGCATCTTGAAGAAGCCAAGTTATTCCTTGACTGGATGGTTTCATCCGAAACAGGCAAGCGTTATATCACAGAAGAGTTTGCTTTCATTCCAGCCTTTGACAATATTGAGCCAACCGGTTTAGGGCCACTTGGAAAGCATATTCTTGAGTATTCTAAGGCAGAGAAAACGATTCCTTGGACGTGGTTCAGATGGCCGGATGGTGCAAACAAAGAGTTTGCTGCAACAATCCAGGAATATGCTGCAGGAAAGATTGACTATGATACGGTTGTTGAACGCTTCCAGGCATCCTGGGATAATTTGAAATAA
- a CDS encoding carbohydrate ABC transporter permease, with product MNPRYTKVTFLLEIIGIVLGIIFLIPFYFVLINSVKGFADILIDAAAWPQEFLFSNYLKVWDIINFPRAFWNSLIITVISNIGLVVISSMAAWKMVRTPGKFSKILFVLFVSAMVIPFQTVMIPLMKLGGTLNLTNSIPGLIIMYFGFGVPLSLFLYHGFIKTVPIEIEESARIDGCSQFGVFWRIVFPLLKPITVTVVILNTLWIWNDYLLPLLVLQDAELRTIPLATSSFFAQYTKQWDMGLAALVMGITPVVIFFLFLQRHIIKGIAQGSIK from the coding sequence ATGAATCCCAGATATACAAAGGTTACGTTTCTGCTGGAGATCATCGGAATCGTATTAGGAATCATATTCCTCATTCCTTTTTACTTCGTGCTTATTAATTCTGTAAAAGGCTTTGCGGATATTCTGATTGATGCTGCAGCCTGGCCGCAGGAATTTTTATTCTCCAATTATCTGAAGGTATGGGATATCATTAATTTCCCGCGGGCCTTCTGGAATTCGCTTATAATAACGGTAATCAGCAATATTGGACTGGTTGTCATCAGTTCTATGGCTGCCTGGAAGATGGTCAGGACTCCGGGGAAATTCAGCAAAATCCTGTTTGTATTATTTGTATCTGCAATGGTTATTCCATTTCAGACAGTCATGATCCCTCTGATGAAACTTGGAGGCACGCTGAATCTGACAAACAGCATACCGGGTCTCATCATTATGTACTTTGGCTTTGGAGTACCATTATCGCTTTTCCTTTATCACGGCTTTATTAAAACAGTTCCAATCGAGATCGAAGAATCAGCGAGAATTGATGGGTGCAGCCAGTTTGGCGTCTTTTGGAGGATTGTTTTTCCGCTTCTGAAGCCAATTACTGTAACAGTTGTTATTTTAAATACATTATGGATCTGGAATGACTATCTGCTTCCGCTTCTGGTGCTTCAGGATGCAGAGCTTAGGACGATTCCTTTGGCCACAAGCTCATTCTTTGCACAATATACTAAGCAGTGGGATATGGGACTGGCTGCCCTTGTGATGGGCATTACTCCGGTCGTAATTTTCTTCCTTTTCCTGCAGAGACATATTATAAAAGGCATTGCACAAGGCTCCATTAAGTAG
- a CDS encoding carbohydrate ABC transporter permease translates to METKIEIGEPAMKSEVKTVSRKKANLKKILTYLAFVGPALIFFLVIQIIPFLMGIYYSFTSWNGVSSMVEWVGLENYIKIFKNDPKFFDSFMFTTKFMLASVIISNLLGFGLALLLNAALKSRNLLRTVFFIPNVIGGLLLGFIWQFIFVKGFAAIGNLTDLSVFKLPWLGDETTAFWGIVIVFAWQISGYMMVIYIAALQGVDQTLLEAARIDGASSWTLLTKIIIPLILPAFTICFFLTISMAFKIFDLNISLTGGGPFNSTQSVAINIYQEAFQNNRYGLGTAKSILFFLVVAIFTTVQVMMTKKREVEA, encoded by the coding sequence TTGGAGACAAAGATTGAGATCGGGGAACCGGCAATGAAGTCAGAGGTTAAAACAGTTTCCAGGAAAAAAGCAAATTTGAAAAAGATCTTAACATACCTTGCTTTTGTAGGGCCAGCATTAATTTTTTTCCTGGTGATACAGATCATTCCTTTCCTGATGGGGATATATTATTCGTTTACTTCCTGGAATGGCGTCAGTTCTATGGTTGAGTGGGTTGGGCTGGAAAATTATATAAAGATTTTCAAGAATGATCCTAAGTTTTTTGATTCCTTTATGTTTACTACTAAATTTATGTTAGCTTCGGTTATTATTAGTAATTTACTAGGGTTTGGGCTTGCTTTATTATTGAACGCAGCCTTGAAGTCCAGGAATTTATTGAGGACTGTGTTTTTCATTCCGAATGTTATCGGGGGATTATTGCTTGGATTCATCTGGCAGTTTATTTTTGTAAAAGGGTTTGCTGCAATTGGAAATCTAACGGATCTTTCGGTTTTTAAGCTTCCATGGCTTGGAGATGAGACAACAGCATTCTGGGGCATTGTGATTGTGTTTGCCTGGCAGATCAGCGGATATATGATGGTGATTTATATTGCAGCACTGCAGGGTGTTGATCAGACACTGCTGGAGGCGGCAAGAATCGATGGAGCTTCAAGCTGGACACTGCTGACAAAAATAATCATTCCGCTTATTTTACCGGCATTCACGATTTGTTTCTTTTTAACGATATCCATGGCGTTTAAGATTTTTGACCTGAATATTTCACTCACAGGCGGAGGGCCATTTAATTCGACACAATCTGTTGCGATTAATATTTATCAAGAAGCATTCCAGAATAACCGGTATGGTCTTGGTACAGCGAAATCCATTTTATTCTTTCTTGTGGTAGCTATTTTTACAACGGTTCAGGTGATGATGACGAAGAAAAGGGAGGTTGAGGCATAA
- a CDS encoding metal-binding protein has translation MVITNDYKCNVCNSVTRIRVQLGWLENYPVRIKCGSCNISLFGNVYLDQQNAGYSIKLKNATPLEDIGNPAYLIEVSGELLTEKMRPYSEDEDTFLTPFFKNGLFSMGENIGEFKKSTMHFLHKIENDWPTVKRINELWLNGNHTYLPKEIHKLLDKAKFPADNEYELLRAIHVLNFLFTNNFARNYFKEITTHIFNEFRNINHSSQLILLAKHFESHLNDYEKKIFGIINKFVEKFHMFIPIYGLDFYSEKNHKEDVIKKLGLTTVDFEDIKDFYIDTFEDIGDILNLVVAYNNLKHRADFKKMKENVIKEIQSIEDYMKMHKKGRKLEFINGEESFDKIFVSKVDNRLRNAIGHRSYTYDVITQEIIYYPSGELKKGTSESLYLTEFVLECFQLMRSCIGLAEIVYQTRKHMCVNQGIIPRTLQDYYPSSNRPKNKKQPNKKKTIKKISKKARQKNRTR, from the coding sequence ATGGTAATTACAAATGATTATAAATGTAATGTTTGTAATAGCGTTACTCGTATAAGAGTGCAGCTAGGTTGGTTAGAAAATTATCCAGTAAGAATTAAATGTGGCAGTTGTAATATTTCATTATTCGGCAATGTCTATTTAGACCAACAAAACGCAGGATATTCTATTAAATTAAAAAATGCAACTCCTTTAGAGGATATTGGAAATCCGGCATATTTAATTGAAGTTTCTGGAGAACTACTAACTGAAAAAATGCGCCCATATTCTGAAGATGAAGATACATTTCTCACTCCTTTTTTTAAAAATGGTTTATTTTCTATGGGAGAAAATATTGGAGAATTTAAAAAAAGTACAATGCATTTTCTACATAAAATTGAAAATGACTGGCCTACTGTAAAACGAATTAATGAGCTATGGTTAAATGGAAATCATACATATTTACCTAAAGAAATTCATAAATTATTAGATAAAGCAAAATTCCCAGCAGATAACGAGTATGAATTATTAAGAGCAATTCATGTCTTGAATTTCTTGTTTACTAATAATTTTGCTCGTAATTATTTTAAAGAAATTACTACCCATATATTTAATGAGTTTCGAAATATTAATCATAGTAGCCAATTAATCTTATTGGCAAAACATTTCGAAAGCCATTTGAATGATTATGAAAAAAAGATTTTCGGAATTATCAATAAGTTTGTTGAGAAATTCCACATGTTTATACCAATTTACGGATTAGACTTTTATTCAGAAAAAAATCACAAAGAAGATGTGATTAAGAAATTAGGATTAACAACTGTTGATTTTGAAGACATTAAGGATTTTTATATAGATACTTTTGAGGATATAGGAGATATTTTAAATTTAGTCGTTGCATATAATAATTTGAAACATCGAGCAGATTTTAAAAAGATGAAGGAAAATGTAATCAAAGAAATTCAAAGCATTGAAGATTATATGAAAATGCATAAAAAAGGAAGAAAATTAGAATTTATTAATGGTGAAGAAAGCTTTGACAAAATATTTGTTTCCAAAGTTGATAATAGATTACGAAATGCAATAGGTCATAGAAGTTATACTTATGATGTTATTACACAAGAGATAATTTACTATCCTTCTGGCGAACTGAAAAAGGGTACCTCCGAAAGTTTATATTTAACAGAGTTTGTACTTGAATGTTTTCAGTTAATGAGATCGTGTATTGGACTTGCAGAGATAGTTTATCAAACCCGTAAGCATATGTGTGTCAATCAAGGTATTATACCTAGAACTTTACAAGATTACTATCCATCATCTAACCGACCTAAGAACAAAAAACAACCGAATAAAAAGAAAACTATAAAGAAAATATCGAAAAAAGCTCGTCAAAAAAATAGAACAAGGTAA
- a CDS encoding UvrD-helicase domain-containing protein, with translation MEFTNLDYKRIEDALLNGLKLNKLQKEFIELFETKTIIAGPGTGKTTSLAAKIALMLIDLNRNNKNEGICIITHTNVAVNEINNALQKAGVGKIKHPHFIGTIHEFFNKFCVLPLFKIAFKNNNLHFPDKNQPDHNNIDTYISLLSRKYRWMDEGVKKSIARRIDSSNLIINTEERRIDIENTNNWDKFDKYKDDMLRFKIKRKSQGYITHSDTFLFSEYFLFNKRMVEILRNRFKYVFIDEFQDTNKHGERLLDNLFKTDKNIIQKIGDPFQTIGFGEVMPEIKKDDIFRLNISNRFGSALGNQLNIIIPEAQIETKEEISSFNPILLAYNNPESVGLAYNRIIEKLSKESLTFNSNKKRDSILVLRKDTTKKYFNIEYKEDKKKKKDSIVSELKKLIVKFIHKKIMEVEIDQTIEVRKWILSHRNIPEINSLLVDVLKNGLNDTLTIKIRDEINCLLKERAITEIKRNNKLFKDIEEIVNKTLNTEDQNYIENQISTIHSVKGETHRSVLLLDFEKKPLTKILMNRYLSPDIEEDIDFINRNLLYVAMSRPTHLFIYAINEEELTDEIKTKFIDQYWDIKYVQEFI, from the coding sequence ATGGAATTTACCAATTTAGATTATAAAAGAATAGAAGATGCACTGCTTAATGGGTTAAAACTAAATAAATTACAAAAAGAATTTATAGAGCTTTTTGAAACTAAAACAATAATAGCAGGACCAGGAACAGGAAAGACAACTTCTCTAGCAGCTAAAATTGCCCTTATGTTAATAGATTTAAATAGAAACAATAAAAATGAAGGTATTTGCATCATTACGCACACTAATGTAGCTGTTAATGAAATAAATAACGCATTACAAAAGGCCGGAGTGGGAAAAATAAAACATCCACACTTTATTGGAACAATCCATGAGTTTTTCAATAAATTCTGTGTTTTACCTTTATTTAAGATAGCGTTTAAAAATAACAATTTACATTTTCCAGATAAAAATCAACCTGATCATAATAATATTGATACATACATCTCACTACTTTCAAGGAAATACAGGTGGATGGATGAAGGAGTCAAAAAATCAATTGCAAGGAGGATAGATAGCAGTAATCTCATAATAAATACAGAAGAAAGAAGAATTGATATAGAAAATACAAATAACTGGGATAAGTTCGATAAATACAAAGATGATATGTTACGTTTTAAGATTAAGAGAAAATCCCAAGGCTATATTACTCATAGTGATACCTTTTTATTTTCAGAGTACTTTTTGTTTAATAAACGAATGGTTGAAATACTTAGAAATAGATTTAAATATGTTTTTATTGATGAGTTCCAGGACACTAATAAACATGGGGAAAGATTACTCGACAACCTTTTCAAAACAGATAAAAATATAATTCAAAAAATAGGTGATCCTTTTCAAACCATAGGGTTTGGGGAAGTCATGCCCGAGATAAAAAAGGACGACATATTTAGACTAAATATTTCTAACAGGTTTGGAAGTGCACTTGGTAACCAATTAAACATCATTATTCCTGAAGCACAAATAGAGACAAAAGAAGAAATTTCTTCTTTCAATCCGATATTGTTAGCTTACAATAATCCCGAAAGTGTAGGTTTAGCATATAATAGAATTATTGAAAAACTATCAAAAGAGTCACTTACCTTTAATAGCAATAAGAAAAGAGATAGCATACTTGTATTAAGAAAAGACACTACGAAGAAGTACTTTAATATCGAGTATAAAGAAGATAAGAAGAAGAAGAAAGATTCCATTGTTTCAGAATTAAAAAAGCTAATTGTTAAATTTATACATAAAAAAATAATGGAAGTTGAAATTGATCAGACTATTGAGGTTAGGAAATGGATATTAAGCCACAGAAATATCCCTGAGATAAACTCATTATTGGTAGATGTATTAAAAAACGGTTTAAATGATACATTAACTATAAAAATTAGAGATGAAATAAACTGTTTGTTAAAAGAGAGGGCAATTACAGAAATTAAAAGAAATAATAAGCTTTTCAAAGATATTGAAGAGATTGTTAATAAAACCCTTAATACTGAGGATCAAAATTATATAGAAAACCAAATATCTACTATTCACTCAGTAAAGGGTGAAACTCATCGATCTGTTTTATTACTCGATTTTGAAAAGAAACCACTTACAAAAATTCTTATGAATAGATATTTAAGTCCCGATATAGAAGAAGATATTGACTTTATAAATAGAAATTTACTTTATGTTGCTATGAGTAGACCTACCCATCTATTTATATATGCTATCAATGAAGAAGAATTAACAGATGAAATCAAAACTAAGTTCATAGACCAATATTGGGACATTAAATATGTGCAAGAATTTATTTAA